The genomic stretch CAGACGACCAGCATAAGAGAGCTTTCTGGTGCCCAAAGCTCTTATTCTCTCAACCACTCTATCCACAAGTTTACCACAATCCAGTGATGAAAGACGTTTAGCAGCAATGGGAACTCCCAAATATCTAAAGGGGAGTTTCCCCTCAGTCATTCCAGCAAGCTCCCTAATCTCAGCAACCAAGCCACTGGACACACCATTACTATAAAAACAAGACTTCCCTTTATTCATACATAAACCAGATGCACTAGAGAAGGTCTCAAAGGCTCTCAATAAGATCTCAACAGACTTCACATCTCCTCTACTGAACATCAAAAGGTCATCCGCAAAGCAAAGGTGAGTGAGTTTAAGAGGCTTACACAGTGGGTGGAATTTGAAGCCATCATAATCCTGAACTTCACTCAGTATTCTACTCAAATATTCCATACAAATGGTAAAAAGTAAGGGGGACATAGGATCCCCTTGCCTAATACCCCTTTGAGCTTTGAAGAAACCAAAATTCTCACTATTTAAGGCAATAGTGAAGGAAGGTGTTGTCACACACTCCATAATAAGCTTAGTAAATTGTTCTGGGAAACCTAAAGCTCCCAGCATACCTTCCAAAAAACACCATTCAATGCTATCATATGTTTTTTGCAAATCCACTTTGAACATCACCCTAGGAGAGCAGGATTTCCTACTATACAACTTCACCAAATCCTGGCACACCAGAATATTTTCAACAATATCCCTTCCCTTGACAAAGGCACTTTGGTTAGGGCTAATGATGAAAGGCAACACCTCACTCAGTCTGTTACACATCAACTTGGCAATACACTTGTAGATAGTATTGCAACAAGCAATAGGACGGAATTGAGTCACAGACTGAGGCATATCAACTTTAGGAATCAAGGTAAGCACCGTATTATTAATCTGTTTCAGAAGTCTGCCATGAGTAAAAAAATCCTTGACAGCATCAATAACACTAGGACCAGTAACACCCCATGTGTCCTTAAAGAACTGACTGTTGTAACCATCGGGGCCAGGGGCCTTAGTCCCTGGAATGGAAAACATAGCCCTTCTAATCTCCTCCCCAGTAACAGGTTTCATGAGTTTTTGCCTTAGGTCATCAGTTAAAACTCTTCCTTTCTGTACAGTGGGGACATGAACAGAGACAACACTCTTCTTAGTACCCAAAATAACTTTATAGTAATTTTCAAACGCTTCATTAATATCCTGAGCAGAAGAGTGACAATTGCCATGCATATCAATAATATTCACCACTTTACTCCTATCTATTCCTGTGAGCTCTAATACTAGCATGGAAGTATGCTGTATTGTCATCACCATCAGCTACCCACTCAGCCTTAGCCTTTTGAGCTAAAAACTGATGCTTAGCCTCCATCATAATAGCATACTCCTTAGACAAAGCCCGTTCAGTAGCAACCTAGGATCCATAGGTTGGTCTCTCAACTCTTTTTGTACATTATGAAGAGCCATAAGCACTATGTCAGAGTTATTCTCAATATCATTAAAAGAATCCTTATTCAACATTTTTAGATTATATTTAAGCATTTTCAACTTAGAAGTAAGCTGAAACATCAAAGTGCCTTCAATAGAACTTTGCCAGTGATTCCTGATGACAGACTCAAAATCAGGATGCAAAGACCACATGTTAAAGTATTTAAAAGACCCCTTTCTCCTCTGCACCTGCTCAGTAAACTGGACCACACAAGGACAATGGTCAAAAATCCCTTCTGGCGTGAAGTTTGCATATGCATCAGGGAACAAATGCATCCATTCATCAT from Silene latifolia isolate original U9 population chromosome 2, ASM4854445v1, whole genome shotgun sequence encodes the following:
- the LOC141634307 gene encoding uncharacterized protein LOC141634307, whose amino-acid sequence is MQKNARIYHLNIVLSFHERIGSDISVNEIQPFQDCLDVCQVKDINAIGSFFTWNNKQEVDTRVYSRIDMFFINDEWMHLFPDAYANFTPEGIFDHCPCVVQFTEQVQRRKGSFKYFNMWSLHPDFESVIRNHWQSSIEGTLMFQLTSKLKMLKYNLKMLNKDSFNDIENNSDIVLMALHNVQKELRDQPMDPRLLLNGLCLRSMLL